The window ATGGCTATGAGCCTGATCGTGCGATGGAAAACACCAAGGTACTGATTGAAAAGCATAAGGTATTCGCCCTGTTCGGCTATGTGGGCACGCCGACCAGTAACGCCGCCATGCCGCTCTTCACCGCTGCCAAGGTGCCGTTCTATGCGCCATTCACCGGCGCTGATTCGCTGCGCACGCCGCACAACCGCTACATATTCAATGTGCGAGCCAGCTACGCGGATGAAGCGGAGAAGATCATCCGCCATGCAACCAACCTGCACCTGAGCCGTATCGCGGTGTTCTATCAGAATGATGCCTATGGCAAGGCAGGTTTGGCTGGGGTTGAGCAAGCCATGCAAAAGCGCGGTATGACGATCACCACCACCGCCACGGTGGAGCGCAATAGCACCGAGGTTGAGAGCGCGGTGAAAAAGCTGGCGGAGGCCAAGCCAGATGCCGTCGTGATGGTAAGCACCTATAAATCATCGGCGGCCTTCATCAAGCGAGCGCAACAGGCAGGGGTTGCTTCACAGTTCTACAATGTATCTTTTGTCGGCAGCCGACCTTTGGCTGAAGAATTGGGCGAGCAGGCTGCTGGCGTAGTGGTCAGCCAGGTGGTGCCGTCGCCCTTTGATCAAAGCCAAGCCGTGGTGCGCGAGTACCGGAAGTCAATGGCCAAATATCAACCCAAGTCGATGATCTCGTTTACCAGCATGGAGGGCTTCATCGCCGCCAAAAGCATGGTGGAAGGGTTGAAAAGGGCGGGCGAATCACTGACGCGTGAGCGCCTGATCGCAGCGCTGGAGCAGGGCGAGCCGGTGCATGCGGGTGAATTCAAGGTAGCCTTTTCGGCCACCAGTCATAGCCCTTCCAGATTTGTCGATCTCACCGTGATGCAGCGAGACGGCACCTTCCGTAATTGAGTGGCGATGCCATGCATATTGAGATGTTGAAGAAGGCACCCGTAAAGAGGCCGGTGCCTTCTATCTATATTGTACGTCCAGCCCTGTCACCAAGCCTTCATTCAGCCAGGTCTTCAAATACTGTGCAGCATACAGTGGGGCATCGTCCTCGCTGACAAAGGCGCACAGCTCCTGACACAGATCGCCGAAATTCAAGCCACGCCGGGCGTTGTCCAGCGCATCGGCTTCCGCCGGCACCAATGACCGGAAGTAGGTGGTGATGTCCTGCCGCCAGATCAGCCAGGGCGTGGCCTTGGCCTGTTCTGCCAACGCCGGTGGGTCGGACTCCGCGACCATGGCTTTCCAGATCGGGGGAATGTTGTAATGCAGGTCGAGGCGACGGA is drawn from Chitinivorax tropicus and contains these coding sequences:
- a CDS encoding ABC transporter substrate-binding protein, which produces MFIRQLVTALSIGWLAAVAHAEVGVTNDAIVLGQSAALSGPARFLGEEMRDGALAYFAQINEQGGVNGRKIQLVSLDDGYEPDRAMENTKVLIEKHKVFALFGYVGTPTSNAAMPLFTAAKVPFYAPFTGADSLRTPHNRYIFNVRASYADEAEKIIRHATNLHLSRIAVFYQNDAYGKAGLAGVEQAMQKRGMTITTTATVERNSTEVESAVKKLAEAKPDAVVMVSTYKSSAAFIKRAQQAGVASQFYNVSFVGSRPLAEELGEQAAGVVVSQVVPSPFDQSQAVVREYRKSMAKYQPKSMISFTSMEGFIAAKSMVEGLKRAGESLTRERLIAALEQGEPVHAGEFKVAFSATSHSPSRFVDLTVMQRDGTFRN